The Haematobia irritans isolate KBUSLIRL chromosome 1, ASM5000362v1, whole genome shotgun sequence DNA segment ATTACCGCCATAGACCATGGATGCACCTACAATCCTCGCAAATGTCTCATAAAACATATGTAAAGGGTTGAAAAGATCAGGTTCACAGTGGTTGATGACCAATATATCACATGCCAATCCGATGGACTTTTCTATTTAGGTTATTTTACGACTAAAAATGCATCACTATGGATGCGTTGAAGGGAGCCATCACACGGCAGTGGATCAAGGATTCCATCTGGGTTGAGGTCAATAGCAAAGGCTTCGGATTCGTTTACTTCTGTTATGGTCACttcggaaaaatatttgaaagatttttaaaAGGATTTGTCAACGCATTCATATCAGCAAACAATTTCAGCTCAAATGTAATATGGTTAGTGGTTTGTTCGAAATTGCTGctagaaaaatgtttgaaactcattttggtcaaatatttgtcaTGTGCTACCACACTCGCTtacatattttttccattttacttctacattaaaaagcaaaattttcgttatcttaatgaaaattttaataaaattttctttatgtgttGGAATGTGCAAACATAAACGTTTTTGCTGTAATTGGAAATGCCGTTCGGaccgcacactgaaaaaacatggacgaaaaattttaatttgtggtGTTAAGAGACTCATGGCAGCAAAATGttccaaaattctatagaatctttGATAGGATGTGAATCTCAAGTTTGctgcagttggtagaattcaaccaaaaatgacagttagatttttactgtttggtcttgatgttttggtagattttgccaaatattcctctcaaactaaaatgtatttaaaatgttCTGCCGAAATaaggttaggctaggttaggtggcagcccgatgtttcaggctcacttagactattcagtccattgtgataccacattggtgaacttccctcttatcactgagtgctgcccgattctatgttaagctcaatgacaagggacctcccttttatagccgagtccgaacggcattccacattgcagtgaaaccacttagagaagctttgaaacactcagaaatgtcaccagcattactgaggtgggataatgcaccgctgaaaaactttttggtgttcggtcgtagcagaaatcgaacccacgaccttgtgtatgcaaggcgggcatgctaaccattgcaccacggtggctcgccgaaataaagttttgagaacaattttctatagaaatacaattttgacaaaatttcttattttctaaatttctttcattttctattgaaataaaattttgacaaatttttctatagaaataaaattttgacaaattttctatagaaataaaattttggaaaaaatttttatagaaataaaattgtgataaactgctgacaaaaatgtttatagaaatacgattttggaaaaattttcgatagaaaaaaaatttggacaaaattttgtagagaaataaaattttgagaaaattttttatagaaataaaattttgagaaaattttttatagaaataaaattttgagaaaaatttttatagaaataaaatgttgacaaaattttctatagaaatgaaattttgacaaaattttttacaaaaataaaattttgacaaaatttctatagaaataaaattttcacaaaattactatagaaataacattttgacaaaaatgtcaatagaactaaaatgttgacaaaaatgtgtataaaaaaatttagataaaatttgctatagaaaaaaatttggattaaattttctatagatatacagctttgacaaaatattttatagaaataaaattttgacaaattttctatagaaatacaattttgacaaaatgttctataaaaatacaattttgactaaattttctataaaaatacaattttgacaaaattttctatagaaataaaattttgacaaattttctatagaaataaaattttgagaaactttttatagaaataaaattttgaaaaaatttctatagaactaaaatgttgacaaaaatgtgtataaataaaatttgctatagaaaaaaattcgacaaaattcactatagaaataaaattttgacaacattttctatagaaacaaaacattgacgaaattttcttagaaatacaattttgacaaaattttctatagaaataaaattttgacaaaatttctatagaaataaaatttgacaaaatttctatagaaataaaattttgacaaaattttctatagatataaattgttgacaaaattttctatagatataaaattttgacaatattttctatagaaataaaattttgacaaaaatgacaatagaactaaaatgttgacgttagtgtgtataaataaaattttgacaaattaatctatagaaataaaattaaaaaaataatatagaaataaaattctgaagatattgtccatagaaatagaattttgagaaaattttctatagaaataaaattttgacaaaatattgtatagaaataacattttatcaaaattttttatagaaatgaaattgttagaatttttttaaagaagtaaaattttgacaaaattttctatagaaataaaattgtgacaaaattttctacagaaataaaattttgacaaaattttctatagaaataaaattttgataacattttctatagaaataaaattttgacaaaattttctatagaaataaaattttgacaaaattttctttgaaataaaattttgacaaaatattgtatagaaataaaattttgacaaaattttctataaaaataaaattttatcaaaattttctatagaaatgaaattgttagaatttttttttatagaagtaaaattttgagaaaatttttatagaaataaaattttgacaaaattctctatagaaataaaattttgacaatattttctatagaaataaaattttggcaaaattttctatagaaataaaattttgacaaaagtttctatagaaataacattttgacaaaattatctatagaaataaaattttgaaaaaaataaatatagaaataaaattttgaaggtattgtccatagaaatacaatttttaaaaaattttctatagaaataaaattttgacaaaattttctataggaataaaattttgagaaaattttctatagaaataaaattttgacaaaattttctatagaaataaaattttgacaaaattttctatagaaataaagttttgacaaaattttctatagaaataaaattttgacaaaagtttctatagaaataacatttttacaaaatttgctattgaaataaaattttgacaacattttctatagaaataaaattttgacaaaattttctatagaaataaaattttgacaaaatattgtatagaaataaaattttgacaaaattttctttaaaaataaaattttatcaaaattttctatagaaatgaaattgttagaattttttttatagaagtaaaattttgagaaaatttttataggaataacattttgacaaaatattctatagaaataaaattttgacaaaattttgtatagaaataaaatgttgacaaaattttctatagaaataaaattttgggaaaagtttctatagaaataacattttgacaaaattatctatagaaataaaattttgaaaaaaattaatatagaaataaaattttgaaggtattgtccatagaaatacaattttgaagtcattgtccatagaaatacaattttgagaaaattttctatagaaataaaattttgacaaaattttttttatagaaataaaattttgatttgactTCCGGGGCCTCTTGGGGGTGTAATTTCGTCATATTGGACTTGCGAAAACTCTTggtggagtaaatttcatccaatccgtatGAAATTTCGACTTTTAATTATCATgcgaaaatttgttcatataagttcataattatttatagactcctcaaTATAAACCAATCAAGGGCATGGAGGGCATTTTCGAATATTCGGCcggatataataattttgtttggttTCATTTATCTACGTCGCGCTCCAGACTGTGTTGTAAGCAGTCTTTGCTGAGTGCCCAAATTTATTATGCTTATCCAAAACCCGTTCTTGTTCTTTTACACAgaataatttcctaaaattacTAAAAATCTGTCATTCCAGAATTgtcaatatatttaattaaattatgaatgaaaaaattacccTCATTCATCCCTATCTCTCTCTCATTTCGAAATGAAATTCATTCATGAAAAATCTATCTGGTGAACAAAACAACTCCCTTGTTCTTCTCTAGcataaatttaataacaaataaGCATCAAAGAATATTTTGAGAGGGTTTTAGTCAAACAAAACACCACCATACAGCGGTCATCATCATATTTCGGCTTTTCTCGAAGACGTTCGTTTGTTGGTAAACAAAGGTGCGCGTGATAATCAACACGTGGTTGGAATGCATGAAACCACAGTCCCGCTAAATGTACACAAAAGACAAAAACACTGGACTACATTTGGGCGCATGCGTTGAAAATGATAAGACATTCGAATAACACCAACAAGAGAAGAAGAGCTAAACAACCACCATTTGTCAAAATGACAGTTTAGATAAAAATGCAAAAAGGtatcgatttttttgtttgcttgcgAGGCCATAAATACAAAACAGACACAGAAATTCTTGTTGCTTGCCAAGGAAATACATAAACTACTGAGGAAACtaaagaaaaaactaaaatcataGCATAAGTCCAAGGCATTGTGAAGAGTGAGACAATTTAACATAAATGTAGCATACTTTTGggatttgtggaaatttttctgtgtacaagtgccaaaaacaaaaaacggaaAAGTTAATACGCCATATTTGTTATCATACGCAATCTAAAAATTTCCGGTAATGATAAATATGAGACCATATGTGCCCTCAAATCGCATAGCCATACGGGATTCCATAGATGAAGATATCAGTGATGATGTAGATGATGAGGTCTTCATCAAGGATTCCAAAACCTCAAAGGTATACAAGATGTttggaagtagaaaaaatgCACTTTAATTTACTCTCGTTATGCCCCCTTCTTTTTTCCCTAATTGCAGATGAGCGAAGAGAAGGGCCTTAAGCGGCCTCTCATGGCTCCGCGACGTAAAAATGGCAAATCACATTCATCCTCGCCTATTATGAAAAAACATCGCCGATGCTGTTGGCGTTGCTGTGAACCGTTTTGTTATGGTCTAGCTGCCTTAACTATAGTCATAGCCTTAATCAGCCTGATTGCCCTTATATTAACCATGGTCCCTGTATCCATGCAAAAAATCAAAGGATGGCTTCATCATCAGAAAATACCCGCTATGCCATCGGCTCTAAATGATGGTCAAAAATCCTATGGAGACAGTATGGGTAGTGAATTCGTTCCCTGTACCCAAATCAGTGTCCAAAAGTTATGGTCACGTACATTTCCACGAATGAACAGTGAAAGTCCTGTGCGAAAGGCCGATCTCAATGGTGATGATGTCACAGAtataatttttggttttggtgTTGATGATAATATCCAATATGAAGGATATCCATTGCCTAAATGTAAGAGTCCCATACAGGGTGACGAAGTGCCTTGTGAGGGTGGTGTAATAGCTGTGAATGGAGTTAACGGCGAATTGTTGTGGCAAACATGGAGTGTGGCAAATGTTTTCTCTTTGTTGTGTACAATGGATATTAATGGTGATGGTTATACGGATTGTGTTGCTGCTGGACGATTGGGTGTAAGTGAATAGGGGAAAATTATACCGTTCAGGACAAATTTGTTACAGGTTGATTGTGAATAAGTTTGCTTCTAAGAATGAAAAGTCAAgatttgaaaaagtcgattaTTTTTTCTAATACTGAAAATGTTGACTTTTGATTTTTACTAAAATCGAATTTTACCAAGTTGGGAAAAGTCAATTTCTTCCagatataaaaaacaaacactttTCGGctttcaaaattggttcataggaTTGCagaataaaaaatcaattttcaattttttttaataaatactcAAAATGTTTACCAATTTGGAAAAGTGGACTTATCGACTTCTttgaatattcaaaattttgtaaaaagaacGACTTGAGAAAGTGGAATTCTTTACTTTTTCCATTTAAAACGAGCCGGCTTACCGACTATTGAAAAAATCGAATGTatcgacttttgtgattattgaaaattcaacgattttttaatgtttgattATCGCCGCGATTAATAGATTCACATCACATTCACTATTCAATTCAAAGTTCACTTttcaagtttttcattaaaagtctacTAGAAGATTTAGTCACCATCAAGtcgagtttttgattttttaaaaatttaaaaactttaacTTTTGCAACAttccaaaatttcgtaaaatcgatttttcgacttgGGTCAATGCTAAAATTTGATTAgtgaattttttacaacaaatcAAGCTTCTATAAATCGAATTTGAAGATGGGATTAAAATCGGAATCATAATGTCAACTTGTTTAAAATAATCGaacttttgatttttcaaaataagaaaAAGTCAACTTACGTCTGTTACGAAATTCGTAAAtgtcgatttttcgacttttctgataattgaaaatatttcctttgaGGAATTGTCACCATAAAATGATCTATACCACATTCGTCATTCAGTAGGACTTTTAAtgagaatcaaaaaaaaaaaaatctatagaaataaaattatgataaaatattctatagaaataaagttttgagaaaactttcaagagaaatacaattttgagaaaatgttctatagaaataaaattttgacaaaattttctatggaaataaaattttgacaaaattttctatagaaataaaattttgagaaaatttcctattgaaataaaattttaagaaaattttctatagaattaaaattttaagaaaattttctatagaaataaagttttgacaaaattttctatagaaataaaatttggagaaaaatttctataaaaataatattttgacaaaattttctatagaaataaaattttgagaaaattttcgatagaaataaatttttgagaaaaaatttctgtagcaaaaaaaatttgacaaaattttctatagaaataaaattttaagaaaattttctatagaaataaaattttaagaaaattttctatagaaataaaattttgaaaaaatttttattagaaataaaattttgagaaaaatttctgtagaaaaaaatttgacaaaattttctatataaataaaattttaagaaaaatttctatagaaataaaattttgcgaaaaatttctatagaaataaaattttgagaaaactttcaatagagataaaattttgagaaaactttcaatagaaataaaattttgacaaaatttcctagagaaataaaattttctatagaaacaaaattttgagaaaaatttctgtagaaaaaaatttgacaaaattttctttataaataaaattttaagaaaattttctatagaaataaaattttgcgaaaattttctatagaaataaaattttgagaaaattttcaatagaaataaaattttgagaaaattttcgatagaaatataattttgagaaaattttcgatagaaataaaattttgagaaaattttctatagaaataaaattttgagaaaattttctatagaaataaaattttgagaaaattttctatagaaataaaattttgagaaaaatttctgtagaaaacaaaaatattgacaaaattttctatagaaataaaattttaggaaaattttctatagaaattaaagtttgagaaaatttttattggaaataaaattttaagaaaattttctatagaaataaaattttgaaaaatttttctaaagaaataaaattttgacaaatttttctacagaaataatatgttgacaaacttttctaaagaaataaaattttaacaaatctttttatagattttttagacAAAACATTCGagagaaaaaattacaaaattttctatagaaaaaattgcaaaataaatttttttgtttcataaatttttggtaaaattttgactcgaatggcaaccgtgatcagAATTTGATGTCGTTTTTGGATACCCTCAAAGGCCGATTTCGGGCATCACCAAAGTCGACCTACCTcgaattttcaaatatataaaaagaggaaaattgaaattataatgcttaaaatatgacaaataaaaaaatgtttttcgatttttcataattttaaaaattcgacttttgtTTTGCTAAATTAGATGgtctatatttcatttatttttaaattcgatttttggttaaaattcgattagtcgattttaaTCATTATAAAATGTCGATTAACCGAATGGTCAATTTTTGTATCCCAAGTTTGAGGTTAACAAAAATTCTACTTcgaaattttttacacaaatcGATTAGTGGAAATTTCGATCTTCAGCTGGAGATCCGTACCGCATATTTGACTTATCCAGTCTCATTTCTGATGTCTCATTTGTTGTCTTGTCtataatttgttttcagatGATTTTCGCAATAAATGGTCGTAATGGCAACAATATTTGGGAATTCCGTGAAATAGAGGTTGAAACAAATTCTCCCATAGTCATGGATCTTTATACCATTAATATCGTACGTGATTTGGATGGTGATGAAATACCCGAAATTGTGGCTGTACATTTAGAAGAAAGAGAAGAATCTAAAGCTGGTCATATAAAAGTGATTGCAGGGAAAACGGGTAAGGTAATAAGGACCATACCAACACCCTACAAGGAGGAAGTTTTCGTACCCGTACAAATCATAACTAAGGAAGATGGAACTGAGCTGTTACTCATAATTACTGGTGGTCAATCAACTCCAGGAGGAGTGTATACCATTCGTTTATTATCACTTATGAAATTTACCAGTGAAAAAGATTTCACTCCGTTGTATCATCATAAGCGTTCGGGTTTAATGGTTCCATCGGTTTTAACCGATATTACGGGTGATAAGATCGCAGATATAGTGGTGTCTTCTTTCAATTCCACGGTTATGGCTTTTGATGGACGCAACCATTCCATGTTGTGGAATTTCACATTTCCCTCAAGTGAGAGTGTTAGTGCCATAGTACCAGGTCATTTCAATCATGATGATGTTCCCGATTTTATGGTTAAATATAATACGGGACCaggttttccggtatattattaTTCCCAGACCACAATCTTGGATGGTAAAACGGGAAAACCTTTACTGGATGCCATGATGACAGATTCGGGTGGATCCAATAGTTTATTGGGTGGTGTCTCGATATCACAGACCTTTGGTGGAGATTTCTTTTTACACTGGCAAATGCAGTGTCGGGATAGATTGGATGCAAAGGATGCTTATGAATTTATTCCTGGTAAGCAAAATTCAAAATGATCCATTACGGGTTAAGGAATacatggaattttatttttcagatAGTGATATCATACTACAAGCTCGAGCTGATACTTGTCGCTTAAGATACAACACATCCAGCGTTGTTAAATTGTATGCCATTGCCAGACATATAGAGCCACCAGGGGCAGTACTGTTTAGCACTGGTAATTTTCCATTATACAAAATCCTCAGTCGTTATTAGATATATTGTTTAATTTTCCCTATCCAGATGATCTTGAAGTCCATCTTAATCGTACTTTGCCCTCTAGTATTGCTACTATACCACATAAGACTCCAAAGTCACCTCTGAAACATCCCAAGTTATTGAAGAAACTTTTGGCCAATAAAGAATTACTCGAAAAAGTTGTGGCAGCCGAAAAGCTTGAAAATCTGGAAAAGTCCAAAAATCAATTCCGTGAAGAGACTGCTCGTAATCGCCTGTTGCCACCTGAGTTGATGCAAGAAGCTTTGGAAAAGAATGAAGTTCCAGAGGATGCCTatgaagctttgaaacaattaaattcaCCATACTATGGTGGTTTTGTGGGAAATTCACCACTAAGGGAATATGTAAGTAAATTTGGAGGACTTCCAATAGGAACAAAAGAAACTGACTTGCCGACATTCAAACAAAACTTTCAACTCCAAAATAATTCGTCTTTAAAATTTGAGCCTTTTCTTCTCTGTTTTTAGTCAAAAGACTACGAAATCGAACAATCTCAAAGAGTTCCCGAAGACTATGAGAACACCTATCAAGATCCTGAACTACCCCAACTAGTACCACCGAATGATCAACCCATACGATTACGCACAAAATATCCCGGTAATCGGGATATACGAAGTGATGTTCCTACATTTGATGACAGTGATTCTAATGTAACATCAAGTCTTCCAACTGGTGGAGTTCCACGTAATAAACTGGATAAAGATGAACCCTTAAGTTTGTGGGATTTGGAAAGAGAAAAAGAAGAAAGAGATGCCCTGATGAAACAACAACGTCAACAACAGCAGAACTATGATGCAGCACAAACAAATCAACTGGAAGAGGAGAATAATCAGGGATCGttggaacaacaacaacaacagcagcagcaacaatttGAAGATATAAATGTTGATGATAATATGAAACGCAAGAGAAGAGAGGCATCCGATACTCCAAATGAAAGTGAAAAATTGGACAATGATGAATGGTTTTTGTCTTCGATTTCATCTACTGGAGTTCTAATGAAATCTTTGAATAATACCCGTTCCTCAATAGATTTCTCTTTTGTCTTGAATATACGTGAATCAGAGGCGTTTCCACCATTATTCCTACCACAAGATTTGAATTGCATTGAGGAGAAAATAAGCGCTTATAAAAGTAAGTTGGAATGATTTTTGAtatataaagatattttttttttatggaaaaccaaGGTGGAATCTAAAGCCCTGATAGAAATGCATAGGCACATTTGCTCTTTGTGAAACTCTGCATTTTTTCATttgctcccataagaaatacattatAGAACTGCATTATCGGCGGGAAACAATGCAGGACATAAGCCCGGTATGCATCTCTATCGAAATGTTACTCTACACATAAGAAACAAAttattattgctattgaaaattcccTGAGACGACATTATCGACGGTTTACTTTTTGCCATCGCTATATACATCTAGGGGTAATTTTCGTTTTAGTGTTTAATgcgtttggtaaaattctatgcAGCTCTCTATGTCAATAAAgcagatatttttttcaaatccaAGGTAAGGTAAGAAATACACGATAAAATTGCCTTATCGgcagatattttttcaaatccaAGATGATATTGTCGATTTTGTCTTTttctcccataagaaatacacgatAAAATTGCCTTATCGGCGGGAAGCCGCACAGGGCATAAAGCCGGTATGCacctttaacgaaaattaaccataacacacaaaatttcattgaatttctTATGGGATAAATCGATAAAATtaggctaacgaaattttcgaaatatcgctacacacaaagaaatttcacgaaaaattttccaattaaaattttaattgagttttaaaaaatattcaattaaaaatttaatcggttcaacaaattctttaactgaaacaaaaatcaatcacaaaaataatagtatcaattaattttttaattggatcaattaactttttaagtgaccttcaattaattttttaattgatactatcatttctgtgattgaagacatttcaattaaaaactaattggatcaattaatttcgtgattgaatcagaaaaaaaattttttgtgtgtacccatAAACCCCGTatgtagccaaaattttatctctatcgaaaaattttacttctatagaaaaattttgaaaaattttacctctatagaaaatttttgaaaaattttatctctatagaaaatttttccaaaattttatctctatagaaaatatttgcaaaattttatctctatagaaaatttttgcaaaattttatctctatagaaaatttttgcaaaattgtatctctatagaaaatgtttgcaaaattttatctctacagaaaatttttgcaaaaattttatttctattttcaaaattttatttctatagaaaatgtttaaaaattttgtttctatggaaaatttttgcaaaattttatctctatagaaaatttttgcaaaattttgtctctatagaacatttttgaaaaattttatctctatagagttTGCTATAaattcttagttggagaggaatattttgcaaaatctaccaaaacatagagaattctaccaatctacctacATTTGCTGGTGAAACTctgcatttttttcaatttctcccACACGAAATACATTATAGAACTGCATTATCGGCGGGAAACATTGCAAGACATACGCCCAATATGCGTATCTATCGAAATGTTACTCTACACATAAGAAACAAAttattattgctattgaaaattcgcTGAGACGACATTATCGACTGTTTACTTTCTGCCATCGCTATATATATCTAGGGGTAATTTTCGTTTTAGTGTGTAATgcgtttggtaaaattctatgcAGTTCTCTATGTCAATAAAgaagatattttttcaaatccaAGGTAATATtgtcgattttttaattttctcccataagaaatacacgatAAAATTGCCTTATCGgcagatattttttaaaatccaAGGTGATATTGTcgattttttcattttctcccataagaaatacacgatAAAATTGCCTTATCGGCGGGAAGCAGCACAGGGTATaaagccggtatgcacctctagcgaaaattaACCAtaacacacaaaaatgcattgcatttcttatgggataaATCGATAAAATTaggctaacaaaattttaaaaatatcgctACCCATAAAACCCGGTATTGTAGCCACGGTTGCCaccacgagccaaaaataatctacctataTTTGGAGAACACTTTACcaacaaactaccaaacaaaaaatgtattttgcccaattttatctctataaaaaattttgtaaaaattttatctctgtagaaaatatttgcaaaattgtatctttatagaaaattttgtcaaatttttatctctagagaaaatttttgcaaaattttatatctataaaaaaattttgcaaaattttatctccacaaaaaaaaaaattgcaaaattttatctttatagaaaatttttgtaaaattttatctctatcgaaaa contains these protein-coding regions:
- the LOC142220608 gene encoding uncharacterized protein LOC142220608 — its product is MINMRPYVPSNRIAIRDSIDEDISDDVDDEVFIKDSKTSKMSEEKGLKRPLMAPRRKNGKSHSSSPIMKKHRRCCWRCCEPFCYGLAALTIVIALISLIALILTMVPVSMQKIKGWLHHQKIPAMPSALNDGQKSYGDSMGSEFVPCTQISVQKLWSRTFPRMNSESPVRKADLNGDDVTDIIFGFGVDDNIQYEGYPLPKCKSPIQGDEVPCEGGVIAVNGVNGELLWQTWSVANVFSLLCTMDINGDGYTDCVAAGRLGMIFAINGRNGNNIWEFREIEVETNSPIVMDLYTINIVRDLDGDEIPEIVAVHLEEREESKAGHIKVIAGKTGKVIRTIPTPYKEEVFVPVQIITKEDGTELLLIITGGQSTPGGVYTIRLLSLMKFTSEKDFTPLYHHKRSGLMVPSVLTDITGDKIADIVVSSFNSTVMAFDGRNHSMLWNFTFPSSESVSAIVPGHFNHDDVPDFMVKYNTGPGFPVYYYSQTTILDGKTGKPLLDAMMTDSGGSNSLLGGVSISQTFGGDFFLHWQMQCRDRLDAKDAYEFIPDSDIILQARADTCRLRYNTSSVVKLYAIARHIEPPGAVLFSTDDLEVHLNRTLPSSIATIPHKTPKSPLKHPKLLKKLLANKELLEKVVAAEKLENLEKSKNQFREETARNRLLPPELMQEALEKNEVPEDAYEALKQLNSPYYGGFVGNSPLREYSKDYEIEQSQRVPEDYENTYQDPELPQLVPPNDQPIRLRTKYPGNRDIRSDVPTFDDSDSNVTSSLPTGGVPRNKLDKDEPLSLWDLEREKEERDALMKQQRQQQQNYDAAQTNQLEEENNQGSLEQQQQQQQQQFEDINVDDNMKRKRREASDTPNESEKLDNDEWFLSSISSTGVLMKSLNNTRSSIDFSFVLNIRESEAFPPLFLPQDLNCIEEKISAYKSYTMDNQRALRRQFMKQCLNDRLVNINPELPKYESQLIITRLSITCTCRSLQPGEVCSELDDIQTQRWTEFMGNDGNGFYRN